One segment of Sinorhizobium sp. BG8 DNA contains the following:
- the tsaB gene encoding tRNA (adenosine(37)-N6)-threonylcarbamoyltransferase complex dimerization subunit type 1 TsaB, with protein MIILGIDTSGTGCFACVYDSLSDSMMGEAGADIGRGHAERLMDFIDEALHACGKSLSDIERVAVTVGPGSFTGIRVGVAVARGLALSLGVPTVGITTLAALAHEYAPQHGGEAFLVAIDAKRDEIYCQTFSGDGLVGSEPHIRSVEEACRLAGELGGRVTGSGTVHLGRTEMATDSFSIGTVARLGATADPASAPAKPLYLRGPDAKPQAGFAVSRV; from the coding sequence ATGATCATACTCGGCATCGACACTTCCGGGACGGGATGTTTCGCCTGTGTCTATGACAGCCTCTCCGACAGCATGATGGGTGAGGCCGGGGCGGATATCGGCCGCGGCCATGCCGAAAGGCTGATGGATTTCATCGACGAGGCGCTCCATGCGTGCGGCAAGTCCCTGTCTGATATCGAGCGCGTCGCCGTGACTGTTGGCCCCGGCTCCTTCACCGGGATACGCGTGGGTGTCGCCGTGGCAAGGGGACTGGCCCTTTCGCTCGGTGTGCCCACCGTAGGCATCACGACGCTTGCGGCTCTCGCCCACGAATACGCTCCGCAGCATGGCGGCGAGGCCTTTCTCGTGGCGATCGATGCCAAGCGTGATGAGATCTATTGCCAGACCTTCTCGGGGGATGGTTTGGTAGGCAGCGAACCGCACATTCGCTCCGTGGAGGAAGCGTGCCGCCTTGCCGGTGAGCTCGGGGGACGGGTGACAGGATCAGGTACGGTTCATCTGGGGAGAACCGAAATGGCGACTGACAGTTTTTCGATTGGAACCGTTGCGCGTCTTGGTGCGACAGCAGATCCGGCTTCCGCACCCGCGAAGCCGCTGTACCTGCGCGGTCCGGATGCCAAGCCTCAGGCCGGTTTCGCTGTGTCGAGGGTCTGA
- a CDS encoding lysophospholipid acyltransferase family protein produces MIAWIRIFLVLASLALVTFVLLPVQIAALAFDWRLRRYIPRLWHRAACRLVGIRVRAHGRPETRRPLLLASNHVSWKDILVLGAVADVVYIAKAEVRGWPVFGILARLQATIFVEREQKRKTGEKVDEIGRRLSDGEIVVLFPEGTTSDGNRLLEVKTSLFGAAASAAAMTADGIVHIQPVAISYTGIHGMAMGRYHRPLAGWPGDIPLGSHLLAILKEGAIEVDVDFGERIDYRRDSNRKAISREVEAAIRRMLSSRLRGR; encoded by the coding sequence TTGATCGCGTGGATTCGCATCTTCCTCGTGCTTGCCTCCCTGGCGCTCGTGACATTCGTGCTGCTTCCCGTGCAGATCGCCGCCCTGGCGTTCGACTGGCGTCTGCGGCGCTACATTCCACGCCTCTGGCATCGCGCCGCCTGCCGGCTCGTCGGCATACGGGTAAGGGCGCATGGACGACCGGAGACGCGAAGACCGCTCCTGCTCGCCTCCAACCACGTGTCTTGGAAGGACATCCTCGTCCTCGGTGCTGTTGCCGACGTCGTCTACATTGCCAAGGCGGAAGTGAGGGGATGGCCCGTCTTCGGGATTCTTGCGCGGCTTCAGGCCACCATTTTCGTGGAACGCGAACAGAAGCGGAAGACCGGCGAAAAGGTGGATGAAATCGGCCGCCGCCTGAGCGACGGCGAGATTGTCGTGCTGTTTCCGGAAGGGACCACTTCCGACGGCAATCGCCTGCTCGAAGTGAAAACCTCGCTCTTCGGCGCGGCCGCTTCCGCGGCCGCGATGACGGCGGATGGTATCGTTCACATCCAGCCCGTGGCGATCTCCTATACCGGCATTCACGGCATGGCCATGGGACGCTATCACCGGCCCCTTGCAGGCTGGCCCGGTGACATTCCTCTCGGAAGTCATCTGCTGGCGATTCTCAAGGAGGGCGCGATCGAGGTGGACGTCGATTTCGGCGAGAGGATCGACTATCGACGCGACAGCAATCGCAAGGCAATCAGCCGGGAGGTGGAGGCCGCGATCCGCCGGATGCTTTCGAGCCGCCTTCGCGGACGCTGA
- a CDS encoding NifU family protein codes for MFIQTEATPNPATLKFLPGKVVLDQGTAEFRDETEAAAGSPLAARLFSVPGVTGVFFGYDFITVTKEGADWQHLKPAILGTIMEHFMSGQPVLANSSFGDETPEGEFFDEGDETIVATIKELLDTRVRPAVAQDGGDITFKGYRDGTVYLNMKGACSGCPSSTATLKHGVQNLLRHFVPEVQEVEAVV; via the coding sequence ATGTTTATCCAGACCGAAGCCACGCCGAACCCGGCGACGCTGAAATTCCTGCCCGGCAAGGTCGTTCTTGACCAGGGCACGGCGGAGTTCCGTGACGAGACGGAGGCGGCAGCCGGTTCGCCGCTTGCCGCGAGGCTCTTTTCCGTACCCGGTGTGACAGGTGTATTCTTCGGCTACGACTTCATCACGGTCACCAAGGAAGGCGCCGACTGGCAGCACCTGAAGCCTGCGATCCTCGGCACGATCATGGAGCATTTCATGTCCGGACAGCCGGTGCTTGCCAACAGCAGCTTCGGCGACGAAACCCCGGAAGGCGAGTTCTTCGACGAGGGTGACGAGACGATCGTCGCAACGATCAAGGAACTCCTGGATACGCGCGTCCGTCCGGCCGTTGCGCAGGATGGTGGCGACATCACCTTCAAGGGTTACCGCGACGGTACCGTGTACCTGAACATGAAGGGTGCCTGCAGCGGATGCCCGTCCTCGACGGCAACCCTGAAGCATGGCGTCCAGAATCTTCTGCGTCATTTCGTTCCGGAAGTGCAGGAAGTCGAAGCCGTCGTATAG
- a CDS encoding Fur family transcriptional regulator, with translation MADLEKTLEELCVERGMRMTEQRRVIARVLEESADHPDVEELYRRSSAVDARISISTVYRTVKLFEDAGIIERHDFRDGRSRYETVPEEHHDHLIDLKHGTVIEFHSPEIEALQEKIAREHGFKLVDHRLELYGVPLKKDEE, from the coding sequence ATGGCCGATCTCGAAAAAACGTTGGAAGAGCTTTGCGTCGAGCGCGGTATGCGCATGACGGAGCAACGCCGCGTGATCGCGCGCGTTCTGGAAGAGTCTGCCGACCACCCTGATGTGGAGGAACTCTACCGTCGCTCTTCCGCAGTGGACGCGCGGATCTCCATTTCCACGGTCTACCGGACGGTGAAGCTCTTCGAGGATGCCGGCATCATCGAGCGTCACGACTTCCGCGATGGACGCTCGCGGTATGAAACGGTCCCGGAAGAACACCACGATCATCTGATCGATCTCAAGCATGGTACGGTGATCGAATTCCACTCCCCGGAGATCGAGGCGCTTCAGGAAAAGATCGCCAGGGAACATGGTTTCAAGCTGGTGGACCATCGCCTCGAACTCTACGGCGTTCCCCTCAAAAAGGACGAGGAGTGA
- a CDS encoding universal stress protein: MVSRRLSRLEGHRRKFLAVIDDTPECQRAVRYAGSRAKNSNGSVVLLFVIDNGDFQQWLGVEEIMRAEAREEAEAVLAKAAQTLRETIGIEPETVIREGIATEQINGLIEEDRDIAILVLAAGSAKEGPGPLVSSLAVRGSAFPIPVTVIPEALTDEEIDALS; this comes from the coding sequence ATGGTTTCTCGACGACTTTCGCGCCTAGAGGGGCACCGCCGCAAGTTTCTTGCGGTCATCGACGATACGCCCGAGTGCCAGCGTGCCGTGCGCTATGCGGGAAGTCGCGCCAAGAACTCCAACGGCAGCGTCGTGCTCCTTTTCGTGATTGACAACGGCGACTTCCAGCAATGGCTCGGTGTCGAGGAGATCATGCGGGCGGAAGCGCGCGAAGAGGCCGAGGCGGTACTCGCCAAGGCCGCGCAGACGTTGCGCGAGACGATTGGGATCGAGCCCGAGACGGTTATCCGTGAAGGCATTGCGACGGAACAGATCAATGGTCTGATCGAGGAGGACCGGGACATCGCGATCCTTGTCCTCGCGGCGGGGTCTGCAAAGGAAGGACCCGGCCCCCTAGTTTCGTCGCTTGCCGTGCGCGGCTCGGCCTTTCCAATCCCGGTGACGGTGATCCCGGAAGCGCTGACGGACGAGGAAATCGACGCGCTGAGCTGA
- a CDS encoding N-acetyltransferase codes for MALTDYFIRKPTFDVFPLEMEDLGLAAAIHRTRFVRAWSDGEFHSLLSQEPVFGFVALKVNAASRSGGGFVLARAAAGEAEILTIAVDPRFERAGLGWRLMQAALREARMRGAEAIFLEVDEGNAPARRLYEKLGFAKVGERKAYYGDAASGRSAALVMKLDLR; via the coding sequence GTGGCTCTGACCGATTACTTCATCCGTAAACCGACCTTTGATGTCTTTCCTCTCGAAATGGAGGATCTCGGGCTTGCGGCTGCCATCCACCGGACCCGCTTCGTTCGCGCCTGGAGTGACGGCGAATTTCATTCACTGTTGTCGCAGGAGCCGGTCTTCGGCTTCGTTGCCCTCAAGGTGAACGCGGCCTCCAGGTCCGGCGGCGGCTTCGTGCTTGCAAGGGCAGCAGCCGGCGAGGCCGAAATCCTGACGATCGCCGTCGATCCGCGCTTCGAGCGTGCCGGTCTTGGCTGGCGGCTGATGCAGGCTGCTCTTCGGGAAGCACGCATGCGTGGGGCCGAAGCGATCTTCCTGGAAGTCGACGAGGGCAATGCGCCGGCACGCCGCCTTTACGAGAAGCTTGGCTTCGCGAAAGTGGGTGAACGCAAGGCCTATTATGGGGATGCGGCGAGTGGTCGCTCTGCGGCGCTTGTCATGAAGCTTGATCTTCGCTAG